In Luteitalea sp. TBR-22, one genomic interval encodes:
- a CDS encoding efflux RND transporter permease subunit yields the protein MSTFFIRRPIVAIVIAIVTVIGGIVSLQGLPVAQFPDIVPPQIIVTGTYTGADAETIEQSVATPLEQQMNGVDDMLYMQSTNGNDGSMQLTVTFDIETDPNIDQVNVQNRLAQAQPNLPTEVTQFGFTLRKSTGLPMMLVSLYSPSNSYDALYLANYANINVVDALYRVNGVGDVRIFGAGEYAMRIWLQPDRLAAMSMTVPEIAQAVRQQSTVNPAGQIGGRPAPAGQEMTYTVRAAGRLRTAEEFGNIVLRSEPDGSTVRLRDVARVELGALNYQQIGRSNGQPGVGIAVFQAPGSNSLEVARGVREVMATLRDRFPKGVDYRYTLDTTAPVSEGIKEILKTLGEAMVLVILVVFLFLQNWRATLIPMLAVPVSLIGTFAVFPLLGFSVNTLSLFGLVLAIGLVVDDAIVVVEAVEQHIEHGMSPRDATIKAMHEVSGPVIGIALILAAVFIPVGLMGGIQGRLNQQFAITIAVSVLISAFNALTLSPALSAMLLRPRTPSTGVMARVFGAVNRGLERTTRGYVSLSHGLIRKPLIAVAILALFALATAGLGKRLPASFLPEEDYGYFLLNVQLPPAAALDRTDAVARKIDAMLQKTPGVVNYNTIVGFSLLTRVTASNNAFYFVQLAPWAEREHDGMDARSIVNRVNGALRTTAPEAVAFAVMPPAIPGLGSQGGFSLWLQDRGGSSIAEVDQQLQRFLAAARKRPELAGVTSPFSASVPQVFADVDREKVLRQGVALGDVYQTMQAYLGGLYVNQFNRFGRQWRVFLQAEGDTRASPDQVGQFYVRNDAGTMVPLSTVQSMTPTFGPQFTNRFNVYRAVQVTGAAAPGYSSGEAMQALEEVARATLPATFGYDWADLSFQERRAAGSTSTTFLLSLVFVFLILAALYESWSLPFSVLLTVPVAVFGAFLGLLMRKFDLDIYGQIGVVMLIGLSAKNAILIVEFAKYRLEEGMSMVEAALEGARLRLRPILMTSFAFILGCVPLWAAQGSGAAARRILGTVVISGMLVATLIAVFLIPVLFVLCERLALRFKGRASTQERAEFAS from the coding sequence GTGTCCACCTTCTTCATCCGTCGCCCGATCGTCGCGATCGTCATCGCGATCGTCACCGTCATCGGCGGCATCGTCTCGTTGCAGGGGCTGCCGGTGGCGCAGTTCCCCGACATCGTGCCGCCCCAGATCATCGTCACCGGCACCTACACCGGCGCCGACGCCGAGACCATCGAGCAGTCGGTGGCGACGCCGCTCGAACAGCAGATGAACGGCGTCGACGACATGCTGTACATGCAGTCGACCAACGGCAACGACGGCTCGATGCAGCTGACGGTCACCTTCGACATCGAGACCGACCCGAACATCGACCAGGTCAACGTGCAGAACCGGCTGGCCCAGGCGCAGCCCAACCTCCCCACCGAGGTGACGCAGTTCGGCTTCACCCTGCGCAAGTCCACCGGCCTGCCGATGATGCTGGTGTCGCTCTACTCGCCGTCCAACAGTTACGACGCGCTGTACCTGGCCAACTACGCCAACATCAACGTCGTCGATGCGCTCTACCGCGTCAACGGCGTCGGCGACGTGCGGATCTTCGGCGCCGGCGAGTACGCGATGCGGATCTGGCTGCAGCCGGATCGACTCGCGGCGATGTCGATGACGGTGCCCGAGATCGCGCAGGCGGTGCGTCAGCAGAGCACGGTCAATCCGGCCGGGCAGATCGGCGGCCGGCCGGCCCCGGCCGGCCAGGAGATGACCTACACGGTGCGCGCCGCCGGGCGACTGCGCACGGCCGAGGAGTTCGGCAACATCGTCCTGCGCTCGGAGCCCGACGGGTCGACCGTGCGGCTGCGTGACGTCGCGCGCGTCGAACTGGGCGCCCTGAACTACCAGCAGATCGGGCGGTCGAACGGGCAGCCAGGGGTCGGCATCGCCGTCTTCCAGGCGCCCGGGTCGAACTCGCTGGAGGTCGCCCGCGGTGTGCGCGAGGTGATGGCGACGCTGCGCGACCGCTTCCCGAAGGGCGTCGACTACCGGTACACCCTCGACACGACGGCACCGGTCTCGGAGGGCATCAAGGAGATCCTCAAGACCCTCGGCGAGGCGATGGTGCTGGTCATCCTCGTCGTCTTCCTCTTCCTCCAGAACTGGCGCGCCACGCTGATCCCGATGCTCGCGGTGCCGGTCTCGCTGATCGGCACCTTCGCCGTCTTCCCGCTGCTCGGCTTCTCGGTCAACACGCTGTCCCTGTTCGGGCTGGTGCTCGCGATCGGCCTGGTCGTCGACGATGCGATCGTCGTCGTCGAGGCGGTGGAACAGCACATCGAGCACGGGATGAGCCCGCGCGACGCGACGATCAAGGCGATGCACGAAGTGTCTGGCCCGGTGATCGGCATCGCCCTGATCCTCGCGGCGGTGTTCATCCCGGTCGGCCTGATGGGCGGCATCCAGGGACGGCTGAATCAGCAGTTCGCGATCACCATCGCCGTCTCGGTGCTGATCTCGGCCTTCAACGCGCTGACCTTGTCGCCGGCCCTGTCGGCCATGCTGCTGCGGCCGCGCACGCCGTCGACGGGGGTGATGGCGCGGGTGTTCGGCGCGGTCAACCGCGGCCTCGAACGGACAACGCGCGGGTACGTCAGCCTGAGCCACGGCCTGATCCGCAAGCCGCTGATCGCGGTGGCGATCCTGGCGCTCTTCGCGCTGGCGACGGCCGGACTCGGGAAACGACTGCCGGCCAGCTTCCTGCCCGAGGAGGACTACGGCTACTTCCTGCTCAACGTCCAGTTGCCGCCTGCCGCCGCCCTCGATCGGACCGACGCCGTGGCCCGCAAGATCGACGCGATGCTGCAGAAGACGCCGGGCGTGGTCAACTACAACACGATCGTCGGCTTCAGCCTGCTGACCCGCGTCACCGCCTCCAACAACGCCTTCTACTTCGTGCAGCTCGCGCCGTGGGCGGAGCGGGAGCACGACGGCATGGACGCGCGGTCGATCGTCAACCGGGTCAACGGCGCCCTCCGCACGACGGCGCCGGAGGCGGTGGCCTTCGCGGTGATGCCGCCGGCGATCCCGGGCCTCGGCTCGCAGGGCGGGTTCTCCCTGTGGCTGCAGGATCGTGGCGGCTCGTCGATCGCCGAGGTGGACCAGCAGCTGCAGCGCTTCCTGGCCGCGGCCCGCAAGCGTCCCGAGCTGGCCGGCGTGACCTCGCCGTTCAGCGCCAGCGTCCCGCAGGTGTTTGCCGACGTCGACCGCGAGAAGGTGCTGCGGCAGGGCGTCGCGCTCGGCGACGTGTACCAGACCATGCAGGCCTACCTGGGCGGCCTCTACGTGAACCAGTTCAACCGCTTCGGCCGGCAGTGGCGCGTCTTCCTGCAGGCCGAGGGCGACACCCGCGCCAGTCCCGATCAGGTCGGGCAGTTCTACGTGCGCAACGACGCCGGCACGATGGTGCCGCTGTCGACGGTGCAGTCGATGACGCCGACGTTCGGGCCGCAGTTCACCAACCGGTTCAACGTCTATCGGGCGGTGCAGGTCACCGGCGCCGCGGCGCCCGGCTACAGCTCGGGTGAGGCGATGCAGGCGCTCGAGGAGGTGGCCCGCGCGACGTTGCCCGCGACGTTCGGGTACGACTGGGCCGACCTGTCGTTCCAGGAGCGGCGGGCCGCCGGCAGCACGAGCACCACGTTCCTGCTCTCCCTGGTCTTCGTGTTCCTGATCCTGGCGGCCTTGTACGAGAGCTGGTCGCTGCCGTTCTCGGTGCTGCTGACGGTACCGGTGGCGGTCTTCGGGGCCTTCCTCGGCCTCCTGATGCGCAAGTTCGATCTCGACATCTACGGGCAGATTGGCGTGGTCATGCTGATCGGCCTGTCGGCCAAGAACGCGATCCTCATCGTCGAGTTCGCCAAGTACCGCCTCGAGGAGGGGATGTCGATGGTGGAGGCGGCGCTCGAGGGCGCGCGGCTGCGGCTGCGGCCGATCCTGATGACCTCCTTTGCCTTCATCCTGGGCTGTGTGCCGCTCTGGGCGGCGCAGGGATCGGGGGCGGCGGCTCGGCGCATCCTCGGCACGGTGGTGATCAGCGGCATGCTGGTCGCCACGCTGATCGCCGTCTTCCTGATCCCGGTGCTGTTCGTCCTGTGCGAGCGGCTCGCCCTCAGGTTCAAGGGCCGGGCCAGTACCCAGGAGCGCGCGGAGTTCGCATCATGA
- a CDS encoding efflux RND transporter periplasmic adaptor subunit, with product MAAIGILPLLLTACATNEAAPAPPPPPTVPVVQVAPETVQVSSEWITTLDGQVNAQIRPQVSGYLVRRAYQEGGRVRKGDVLFEIDRRPFAVALAQAEARLAETRAQLARAAQDVARNTPLARERAIAQSQLDNDIQAQRVAEAAVSAAQASVEGARLNLEFTRVRSLVDGIAAIATAQIGDLVGPQTLLTTVSQVDPIRAYFSLSEREYLELAEAINTNGPARRLWAAGPGLTLVLADGSAYPLPGRFQAADRQFDPRTGTMRVSAVFPNPRGVLRPGQYGRVTVTTRRLDGALLVPQRAVSESQGGTQVRTVTREGTVQLRPVTTGPRVGARWVVERGLQAGDRVIVDAGQLAEGTRVNTTPFVDVASTGAAASTSVAPPEAPSASPAAGTGGH from the coding sequence GTGGCCGCTATCGGAATCCTTCCCTTGCTGCTCACCGCCTGTGCGACCAACGAGGCAGCACCGGCGCCGCCTCCCCCGCCGACCGTCCCCGTCGTCCAGGTTGCGCCCGAGACGGTGCAGGTCTCGAGCGAGTGGATCACCACGCTCGACGGCCAGGTGAACGCCCAGATCCGCCCGCAGGTGTCGGGGTACCTCGTCCGGCGGGCCTATCAGGAGGGCGGACGCGTCCGCAAGGGCGACGTGCTGTTCGAGATCGATCGTCGCCCGTTCGCGGTGGCGCTCGCGCAGGCCGAGGCCCGGCTTGCCGAGACGCGGGCGCAGTTGGCGCGGGCCGCGCAGGACGTCGCCCGCAACACGCCGCTGGCCAGGGAGCGCGCCATCGCGCAGAGTCAGCTCGACAACGACATCCAGGCGCAGCGGGTCGCGGAGGCGGCCGTGAGCGCAGCGCAGGCCAGCGTCGAGGGAGCACGACTGAACCTGGAGTTCACGCGCGTCCGCTCGCTCGTCGACGGCATCGCCGCGATCGCGACCGCGCAGATCGGCGACCTGGTCGGGCCGCAGACGTTGCTGACCACGGTGTCGCAAGTGGACCCGATTCGCGCCTATTTCTCGCTCAGCGAACGCGAGTACCTCGAACTGGCCGAGGCCATCAACACCAACGGCCCGGCGCGGCGCCTCTGGGCCGCCGGTCCTGGCCTGACGCTGGTGCTCGCCGACGGGTCGGCCTATCCCCTGCCAGGCCGCTTCCAGGCCGCCGACCGGCAGTTCGATCCGAGGACCGGCACGATGCGGGTAAGCGCCGTCTTCCCCAATCCGCGGGGCGTCCTGCGGCCCGGCCAGTACGGTCGGGTGACGGTCACGACGCGGCGGCTCGACGGCGCGCTGCTGGTCCCGCAGCGGGCGGTGTCCGAATCGCAGGGAGGCACGCAGGTCCGGACCGTGACCCGTGAGGGCACCGTGCAACTGCGCCCCGTCACCACCGGGCCGCGGGTCGGGGCGCGCTGGGTCGTCGAGCGCGGGCTGCAGGCGGGCGACCGGGTCATCGTCGACGCCGGACAGTTGGCCGAGGGCACCAGGGTGAACACCACGCCGTTCGTGGACGTCGCGTCGACGGGCGCCGCCGCCAGCACGTCGGTCGCGCCACCCGAGGCGCCTTCGGCGTCGCCGGCCGCGGGCACAGGGGGCCACTGA
- a CDS encoding sigma-54-dependent Fis family transcriptional regulator, producing the protein MAAGMLTPEVSEQLLRLVGSVLDIRQVFPEVSAVVQPVLAHDRLTMTLHDGAQALVSHAFSNDDGPDLVRLSGTQIETLQDGWYRVVDDVRTATGAPWADISPPDYAARIADAGYRSFLSVLVRGRHQRCALHFWSRRAAAYSDADAPLARHIALHLALGLSHEQLVEVSEAARAARRRAKALARRVEALSQALDSERGRSPMVGVSPAWRRVVTSATQVAATDTTVLLTGESGTGKEVVARYIHRASDRRLGPLVAVNCAALPEPLLESELFGHERGAFTGALQRKPGQIELAARGVLLLDEVSEMAPSAQAKLLRVLQEREFTRLGGTRPVKADVRVIAATNRDLRAAVARGDFREDLYFRLQVFGIHLPPLRERPEDIVALTAHLLEELGQHFGRAPAGITHEAKVALLAHHWRGNVRELRNTLERAAIVAEGGLITPEHLALEPVARSEPPAATDVATMERQLIVRALEETRGNKARAARRLGLSRKQLYGRLALYGLK; encoded by the coding sequence ATGGCTGCGGGCATGCTGACGCCGGAGGTCTCCGAGCAACTGCTCCGCCTCGTGGGTTCGGTGCTCGACATCCGCCAGGTGTTTCCCGAAGTGTCGGCCGTCGTTCAGCCCGTCCTTGCCCACGACCGGTTGACCATGACCCTCCACGACGGTGCCCAGGCGCTCGTCTCGCACGCGTTCTCGAACGACGACGGTCCGGACCTGGTGCGGCTGAGCGGCACGCAGATCGAGACGCTGCAGGATGGGTGGTATCGGGTGGTCGACGACGTGCGAACGGCCACCGGCGCGCCGTGGGCCGACATCAGCCCTCCCGACTACGCGGCGCGCATCGCCGACGCGGGCTACCGGTCGTTCCTGTCGGTGCTCGTGCGCGGGCGACACCAGCGCTGTGCGCTGCATTTCTGGTCGCGGCGCGCCGCGGCCTACTCGGATGCCGACGCGCCACTGGCGCGTCACATCGCCCTGCACCTCGCGCTGGGTCTCTCACACGAGCAGCTGGTCGAGGTCAGCGAGGCAGCGCGGGCGGCCCGACGTCGGGCGAAGGCCCTGGCGCGTCGCGTGGAGGCGTTGTCGCAGGCGCTGGACTCGGAGCGTGGCCGGTCGCCCATGGTGGGCGTGTCTCCGGCCTGGCGCCGCGTCGTCACTTCGGCCACGCAGGTGGCCGCCACCGACACCACGGTGCTGCTGACCGGCGAGTCGGGCACCGGCAAGGAGGTGGTGGCGCGCTACATCCACCGGGCCTCCGACCGGCGACTCGGGCCGTTGGTGGCCGTCAACTGCGCGGCGTTACCGGAGCCGCTGCTCGAGTCCGAGTTGTTCGGTCACGAGCGGGGCGCGTTCACCGGCGCGCTGCAGCGCAAGCCGGGACAGATCGAGCTGGCCGCCCGAGGCGTGCTCCTGCTAGACGAAGTCAGCGAGATGGCTCCTTCGGCGCAGGCCAAGCTGCTGCGGGTGTTGCAGGAGCGCGAGTTCACGCGCCTCGGCGGGACGCGGCCGGTCAAGGCCGACGTGCGGGTGATCGCGGCCACCAATCGCGACCTGCGCGCGGCCGTGGCGCGCGGCGACTTCCGCGAGGACCTGTACTTCCGACTGCAGGTCTTCGGCATCCACCTGCCGCCATTGCGGGAGCGCCCCGAAGACATCGTCGCCCTCACCGCACACCTGCTCGAGGAACTGGGGCAGCACTTCGGGCGGGCGCCCGCCGGCATCACGCACGAGGCGAAGGTGGCGCTGCTGGCGCACCACTGGCGCGGCAACGTCCGGGAACTGCGCAACACGCTCGAGCGCGCCGCCATCGTCGCCGAGGGCGGGCTCATCACGCCGGAGCACCTGGCCCTGGAGCCCGTTGCGCGCAGCGAGCCGCCGGCGGCCACCGACGTGGCCACCATGGAGCGGCAGCTGATCGTGCGGGCGCTCGAGGAGACGCGCGGCAACAAGGCGCGCGCGGCGCGGCGCCTGGGCCTGTCGCGCAAGCAGCTGTACGGCCGCCTGGCGTTGTACGGGCTGAAGTAG
- a CDS encoding carboxypeptidase regulatory-like domain-containing protein — MSRLVAGAVFLVLTVFLPRSLAAQGLSQATVAGTVRDGSGAVVAAATVSVASPQLIGGTRVVSTGGDGQFRTADLPPGTYDIEGVASGFRVTRRTGVRLAAGGTAIVDITLEPAGVEDSVIVEGTATGVDVKSAAAPVRLDQDLLFNLPTSRDVSRLINLAPGIAADVAFGGSQRSNALFVDGTNMTDPSFQDPQLKVSHNWVEHVHISGLGAGAEYGGSTGVVANTVLRSGGNRTSGLGEVWTIQPEWLANNTRDLEQQLQTSFAPRQVNAWWEGSGQVGGAILRDRLWYFTGLQGARHDDRPAGFLGEGSRDEREWQWLGKVTHTPAKALRLEGFVQTGVREVAGEYLDRLTPIEASSDIRYDQSAWNLRASWTLGDRSLLEVRYSGSDVDSYEGPHAPRTRENDYAIYDLQTGMTSNAAFYYFDNLTGRQELTATLSRYLPTRAGAHDLKAGLEFDATEASGLFGPNGGQTVYMNGSEPYGIESSAGDVSLATTRRLSAFVQDAWSLPWRLTLSAGLRIDINRGSVPQIDNVFATTPVSPRVGLAWDVRGDHRTVARVHYGRYHDTIFSSRIAQADVSGISPYTFSLYVDGVFVPQVITPRPGFRVADDLRHSGVDQYVVGVDHELPWKVVLTAQGIVRRFDDFLGMLDEGSTYTPVERRDPGPDGRLNTADDGQLLQVFALTNPGNRSFVYGNPDQAYNHYAAAQVIARRPFSRNWQMQASYTWSRNEGTVGNRWHVNAARFDLGSPGRFVNPNSFINADGRATFDPTHEAKVLGTVRLPWLGGANISTVYRYTTGNAWGRRARITGLPQGQEGVRVEPQGTRRAEAINRLDLRAEKTFRLGGAGRTLGIFLEGFNVTNQAVADSDTGQPYVEQSGATFGQPLNWVSPRLLRAAVRYTF, encoded by the coding sequence ATGTCCAGGCTGGTCGCCGGCGCGGTGTTCCTCGTCCTCACGGTATTCCTGCCGCGTTCGCTGGCTGCGCAAGGGCTCTCGCAGGCGACGGTCGCCGGGACGGTGCGCGACGGCTCGGGCGCGGTCGTCGCCGCGGCGACCGTGTCGGTGGCCAGCCCGCAGCTGATCGGCGGCACTCGCGTCGTCTCCACCGGGGGTGACGGGCAGTTCCGGACCGCCGACCTCCCTCCGGGCACGTACGACATCGAGGGCGTCGCCAGCGGCTTCCGGGTGACGCGCCGGACCGGTGTGCGACTGGCGGCAGGCGGCACCGCGATCGTCGACATCACGCTCGAACCGGCCGGCGTCGAGGACTCGGTGATCGTGGAAGGCACGGCGACCGGCGTCGACGTGAAGAGCGCCGCCGCTCCCGTGCGCCTCGACCAGGACCTGCTCTTCAACCTGCCGACCTCGCGCGACGTCTCCCGCCTGATCAACCTCGCGCCGGGCATCGCCGCCGACGTCGCCTTCGGCGGCAGCCAGCGGAGCAACGCGCTGTTCGTCGATGGCACGAACATGACCGATCCCTCCTTCCAGGATCCCCAGTTGAAGGTGAGTCACAACTGGGTCGAGCATGTACACATCTCCGGCCTGGGCGCCGGCGCCGAGTATGGCGGCTCGACGGGTGTCGTGGCCAACACCGTGCTACGCTCCGGCGGCAATCGCACGTCCGGCCTGGGTGAGGTCTGGACCATCCAGCCGGAGTGGCTGGCCAACAACACGCGCGATCTCGAGCAGCAGTTGCAAACGTCGTTCGCCCCGCGCCAGGTGAACGCGTGGTGGGAAGGCAGCGGCCAGGTGGGCGGCGCCATCCTGCGCGACCGGCTGTGGTACTTCACGGGGCTGCAGGGCGCGCGACACGACGACCGGCCGGCCGGCTTCCTCGGCGAGGGCTCCCGCGACGAACGCGAATGGCAGTGGCTCGGCAAGGTCACCCACACTCCTGCGAAGGCGCTGCGCCTCGAGGGCTTCGTCCAGACCGGGGTGCGCGAGGTGGCCGGCGAGTACCTCGATCGCCTGACACCGATCGAGGCGTCGTCGGACATCCGCTACGACCAGTCGGCCTGGAACCTTCGTGCGTCGTGGACGCTCGGCGATCGCTCGCTGCTCGAGGTGCGCTACAGCGGCTCGGACGTGGACTCGTACGAAGGTCCACACGCCCCGCGGACGCGCGAGAACGACTACGCGATCTACGACCTGCAGACGGGCATGACGAGCAACGCCGCCTTCTACTACTTCGACAACCTGACGGGCCGGCAGGAGCTCACGGCCACGCTGTCGCGCTACCTACCTACGCGCGCCGGCGCGCACGACCTCAAGGCCGGCCTCGAGTTCGATGCGACGGAGGCATCAGGATTGTTCGGCCCGAACGGCGGACAGACCGTGTACATGAACGGCAGCGAGCCGTACGGTATCGAGTCTTCGGCCGGTGACGTGTCGCTGGCCACGACACGCCGCCTCTCGGCATTCGTGCAGGATGCCTGGTCGTTGCCGTGGCGCCTCACGCTCTCGGCAGGCCTGCGCATCGACATCAACCGCGGCAGCGTCCCGCAGATCGACAACGTGTTCGCGACGACGCCCGTATCGCCTCGCGTCGGTCTGGCGTGGGACGTGCGCGGCGACCATCGCACGGTGGCGCGGGTCCACTACGGCCGCTATCACGACACCATCTTCAGCAGCCGCATCGCCCAGGCCGACGTCAGCGGCATCAGTCCGTACACCTTCTCGCTGTACGTCGACGGCGTATTCGTGCCGCAGGTGATCACGCCGCGGCCCGGCTTCCGGGTCGCCGACGACCTCAGGCACTCCGGCGTCGACCAGTACGTCGTTGGCGTCGATCACGAACTGCCCTGGAAGGTCGTGCTCACCGCGCAGGGAATCGTGCGTCGCTTCGACGACTTCCTCGGGATGCTCGACGAGGGGTCGACGTACACCCCCGTTGAGCGGCGGGATCCCGGCCCCGATGGCCGGCTCAACACGGCAGACGATGGCCAGCTGCTGCAGGTGTTCGCGTTGACCAACCCGGGCAACCGCAGCTTCGTGTACGGCAACCCGGACCAGGCCTACAACCACTATGCGGCAGCGCAGGTGATTGCGCGGCGACCGTTCAGCCGCAACTGGCAGATGCAGGCGTCGTACACGTGGTCGCGCAACGAGGGCACGGTGGGCAACCGGTGGCACGTGAACGCGGCACGCTTCGACCTCGGGAGTCCCGGCCGCTTCGTGAACCCCAACTCGTTCATCAACGCGGACGGGCGCGCCACGTTCGATCCCACGCACGAAGCCAAGGTGCTCGGCACGGTGAGGCTGCCGTGGCTGGGCGGCGCGAACATCAGCACCGTGTACCGCTACACGACCGGCAACGCGTGGGGACGACGGGCGCGGATCACGGGACTGCCGCAGGGCCAGGAAGGCGTGCGCGTCGAGCCGCAGGGCACCAGGCGCGCCGAGGCGATCAACCGACTCGACCTGCGCGCCGAGAAGACGTTCCGCCTCGGCGGCGCGGGGCGCACGCTGGGCATCTTCCTCGAGGGCTTCAACGTCACCAACCAGGCGGTGGCCGATTCCGACACGGGCCAGCCCTACGTCGAGCAGTCCGGCGCCACCTTCGGCCAGCCGCTGAACTGGGTGAGCCCGCGGCTGCTGCGCGCCGCGGTGCGCTACACGTTCTGA
- a CDS encoding class I SAM-dependent methyltransferase: protein MTDDINLWTEAGHAERYLQIAYRIPRREEGEAALLECIPARTRRVLDLGSGEGRLIGLVLDYLPEATGVAVDFSDTMLARLDARFGSDPRVEVRRHDLDTPLPDLGTFDAIVSSFAIHHVPDARKQALYAEIHDRLVPGGVFLNLEHVASATPAMHAWFLHALGVTPAQDDPSNKLAPVEMQLQWLRAIGFIEVDCHWKWRELALLAGVKAD, encoded by the coding sequence GTGACCGACGACATCAATTTGTGGACCGAAGCCGGCCACGCCGAGCGCTACCTGCAGATTGCCTACCGCATCCCGCGGCGGGAGGAAGGCGAGGCGGCGCTGCTCGAGTGCATCCCGGCCCGGACGCGGCGGGTGCTCGACCTCGGCAGCGGCGAAGGTCGCCTCATCGGGCTGGTCCTGGACTACCTGCCCGAGGCGACCGGTGTCGCCGTCGACTTCTCCGACACGATGCTGGCCCGCCTCGACGCACGCTTCGGCAGCGACCCGCGCGTCGAAGTGCGGCGGCACGACCTCGACACGCCGCTGCCCGACCTCGGCACCTTCGACGCCATCGTCTCGAGCTTTGCCATCCACCACGTGCCCGACGCGCGCAAGCAGGCGCTCTACGCCGAAATCCACGACCGCCTCGTGCCGGGCGGCGTGTTCCTGAACCTCGAGCACGTGGCCTCGGCCACCCCCGCGATGCACGCGTGGTTCCTGCACGCGCTGGGCGTCACCCCGGCCCAGGACGACCCGTCGAACAAGCTGGCGCCGGTGGAGATGCAACTGCAGTGGCTGCGCGCCATCGGGTTCATCGAGGTGGACTGTCACTGGAAGTGGCGCGAGCTCGCCCTGCTGGCCGGCGTGAAGGCCGACTGA
- a CDS encoding nuclear transport factor 2 family protein: MLKTLAATMVALFLVGGMAQAQSAAADAVKAADLARFKAQTSNDFAALGQLLADDLVYTHSSAAVDGKASFIESMRSGTVKYESIEPRDVVVRVYGTTAVITGAGRFQVTARGEKLDNQLRYTNVWVQRDGRWQMVSWQSTKIP, from the coding sequence ATGCTGAAGACGCTCGCGGCGACGATGGTCGCCCTCTTCCTGGTGGGTGGGATGGCGCAGGCCCAATCGGCGGCGGCCGACGCGGTCAAGGCGGCCGACCTGGCGCGCTTCAAGGCGCAGACCAGCAATGACTTCGCGGCCCTCGGCCAGTTGCTCGCCGACGACCTCGTGTACACGCATTCGAGCGCGGCGGTGGACGGCAAGGCGAGCTTCATCGAAAGCATGCGGAGCGGGACGGTCAAGTACGAGTCGATCGAGCCGCGCGACGTGGTCGTCCGCGTCTATGGCACGACCGCCGTCATCACGGGCGCCGGCCGTTTCCAGGTGACGGCCCGTGGGGAGAAGCTCGACAACCAGCTGCGGTACACGAACGTCTGGGTGCAGCGCGACGGCCGCTGGCAGATGGTGAGCTGGCAGAGCACGAAGATCCCCTGA
- a CDS encoding sugar phosphate isomerase/epimerase has product MQLGFVSAILPELSLDEVLAFAAAERFACVEVMCWPVGKAERKYAGVTHVDVTDFTKSHAEDVLARCAKHGVSISALGYYPNLLDPDPVVADVARAQLERVIVAAPLLGLKTVNTFVGRDWTRSVDDNWPRFLEVWRPLLKLAADHGVRIGIENCPMSFTKDEWPGGKNLFTTPVIWRRAFEDLGADNLGLNYDPSHFALQHMDPVSPLKEFQDRLFHVHAKDIRIRRDRIDDVGIFAHPLEWHQPRIPGYGEIDWARFMGALMQTTYRGPVCIEVEDATFGNTLEGRKSALRVSRNVLEPYFG; this is encoded by the coding sequence ATGCAACTCGGATTCGTTTCCGCCATCCTCCCTGAACTGTCGCTCGACGAGGTGCTGGCTTTTGCAGCCGCCGAGCGGTTCGCCTGTGTCGAGGTGATGTGCTGGCCGGTCGGCAAGGCCGAGCGCAAGTACGCCGGCGTGACGCACGTCGACGTCACCGACTTCACGAAGTCGCACGCCGAGGACGTGCTCGCCCGGTGCGCCAAGCACGGCGTCTCGATCTCGGCGCTCGGGTACTACCCGAACCTGCTCGACCCGGACCCGGTGGTCGCCGACGTCGCGCGCGCGCAACTCGAGCGGGTGATCGTCGCCGCGCCGTTGCTCGGCCTGAAGACCGTCAACACGTTCGTGGGACGCGACTGGACGCGCAGCGTCGACGACAACTGGCCGCGCTTCCTCGAGGTGTGGCGTCCGCTCCTGAAGCTGGCCGCCGACCATGGCGTGCGCATCGGCATCGAGAACTGCCCGATGTCGTTCACGAAGGACGAGTGGCCGGGCGGCAAGAACCTGTTCACCACGCCGGTCATCTGGCGCCGCGCGTTCGAGGACCTCGGCGCGGACAACCTCGGCCTGAACTACGACCCGTCGCATTTCGCGTTGCAGCACATGGACCCGGTCAGCCCGCTCAAGGAGTTCCAGGACCGGCTGTTCCACGTCCACGCGAAGGACATCCGCATCCGCCGCGACCGAATCGACGATGTCGGCATCTTCGCGCACCCGCTGGAGTGGCACCAGCCGCGCATTCCTGGCTACGGCGAGATCGACTGGGCGCGCTTCATGGGAGCGCTGATGCAGACCACCTACCGCGGTCCGGTCTGCATCGAGGTGGAGGACGCGACGTTCGGCAACACGCTCGAGGGCCGCAAGAGCGCGCTGCGCGTGTCGCGCAACGTGCTCGAACCGTACTTCGGCTGA